In Thiothrix unzii, the sequence TAATTCACCAGTTGCTGCATCCGCACCACAACGCGCGTCTTGCCTTTATTGCCTGCGGCTTCCACAGCTTGAATCTGCCCCATATTCACCGTTTTCTGACGGCTGGATGGGCTAACCTCAGTAGCAGGGAAATCAAACACCAAGCGTGCCGGATTTTCTAAAATCGTCCCCTTGGGTGGGGTAATCGGTGCGTCAAACTCCAAGCGCACTTCGGTTTTATTCGCCGCCACCGATTGTGCTGTCACTGCTTGTAACAGGTGTCCAGCCGCCAACGCCACATCAACAGCAGAGGCAGATGACAAAAAGAGTGCCATAGCAACGGCGTGTTTTATTGTTTTCATTATGTTGCCAATCCTTTTATGTAAGACAGCGCGGAAAAATGTTGTTGCATCATGGTTTATTCTCAACCACATCAGTTAGTGCAATCGCATTTTCCTGTTCTTTGTAACCGCCAAAACCGTTTTCGACCAATTCTTGTAAAGCCACGCGCATTTCTTCAACCTTCGTGACTTTACCGTGATTCTTGCCGAGGTAATTCCCCGCGCGTACCCGATGCACCGCACCGTCCGGGATCCGAATCAAGGCCCACAAATCTTTGCCCTGATACACCGTACCCACCATGCGCAAGCTGTCCAACGGGAAGCCTTCCAAAAATTCCGGTACACGGTTCGCATCAGGCATCACCACACCCTCTGGTTGCGGGCCTTTATCAGGAGCCAGAATTTTGGAGTCAAACGGACTAAGGTCATGCCCCGGATAAATAAAACGCACATAGGGCTTCATTTCGGGAATCGGTTCAATCGGGGCGGGTACTCTGGCTTTCACTTCTGCCATGTAACTACTCAAGTCCGATGTATCATCATTACAACCTGAGAGCGACAATAACAAGCCGACACCCGCTAAAAACTTAATCAACACCGGCAGCCGCGCTGCACCAGAATAGCTGATCATCCGGCTGCGCCTCCCTGTGCTGCGACTGGCTCAACCGCCGTGTCGTCCAAATAACGGTAGGTACGCACCATCGCTTCCATCCGCAACATATCCGTATCCGCTTCCGGCTTCAAAGTAATGTCGCTAATGGTCACAATACGTGGCAAACCCGCAATATCGCTCACAAACGTTGCCAGCTCGCGGTAACTACCCTTAGCAATGATTTTAATCGGCTTTTCAGCGTAGAAATCCATTAATACATCGCCCGTCGGCTCGAATAACTCCAACTCCAAGCCGTTGGATAAACCTTTCTCGGAAATATCGAGAATCAGACCCGGAATTTCCACATTGCTAGGTAATTGTTTTAACAAATCCCCAAACACATGTTCCATTTCTGCTAACTGTGTTTGGTATAACGGCAATTGACTGGCGCGTTTTTGACGAGTTTCAAAGGTTTGGCGCAATTCTTGTTCTTTTTGCTCAACCACTTCCAGCTCTTCGATTTGGCTAACAATCACCAACTTGTAACCCAAAAACAACACCACCCCCATGAGTACTGCCAAGGCCAAACCCTTGACCGACCATGAGACGCTCGATGGGTCTTCGGCTAGACTGTTAATTTCATTAAGGTTCATGAGCCACCCTCCGGTTTTTTCTGGGTTTCAGGCGGTTTACTCGGATCAGCTTGCGTCAATAATTGCGTCACATCCAGCTTGAAATCACGCAATGCCAAACCGTCATCTTTAGCGGCATTCGTAGAAATAATATTCAGGTTAGATGAGCTTAACCACGGTGATGCATCCAGTTGATTCATGTAACTGGAAACCCGCGCGTAAGATTCTGCCTTACCCTCCAACTGCACCAATGTGCCGCGCTGTTGCAGATTCACGAGGTACATGCCTTTAGGTAACGCATTCACCATATCGTCGAACAAATGCACCACTGCCGGACGAGTACTTTGCAGGTTTTCAATGACTTTCATCCGATCCAGCAACGCTTGGCGGGTTTTATCCAACGCCTCAATTTGCTTAATCTGTGCATCCAACGCCGCAATTTCGGTTTCCAGCATTTGATTGCGCTCTTGCTGGTAACCCAATGCCGATTGCATATAGAAATGCCCCAGCACCACCAAACCCACCGCGCCCAGCAGCGTGGCTCCTAAAACGTTGAAAAATTCTTTCTTTTTAGCTTCGCGTGCTTTTTCACGCCAAGGTAAGAGGTTTAACCCTGCCATTAGTCCAACCCTCGCAGCGACAAACCTGCCGCCACCAGCAAGGCTTGCATATCATTGGTAAAACGCACTGGGCTAACTCTGGGGCCTAATGCGGTGCGCGTAAACGGATTGACCACGCGCACGGGCATTCCAATAGCTGCCTGAATCTGTTCATCAATCCCGGAAATTCGCGCACAACCACCGCAAATCAACACCTGCGCCACACTGTCACGCTGGCTGGAAGCGTAATAAAACTGTAAAAACCGGTGCAATTGACGCACCATATTTTCTTTAAATGGCTCAAGAATTTCAGAGACGTAATTTTCCGGCAGGTTGCCTTCTTTTTTAGCCAAACCCGCTTCCTGCCAAGACAAACCGTAACGGTGCATAATGTCTTCGGTTAATTGTCGACCACCAAAGGATTGCTCACGCGAAAACGTCAAACGGCCTTGTTCAAACACGCTGATGCCCGTCATAGTCGCGCCAAAATCAACCACAGCAACGGTATCGTGTTGCACCAGCTCATTGGTTAAGACGCGCAATACTTTTTCTAGGGCATGGGTTTCGGTATCAACAATTTCCACGGTCAACCCGGCTAATTCCGCCGCCGCGACTCGTACTTCCACGTTTTCGGAGCGGGTTGCAGCTAATAACACATCAACCGCATCAGGCGAATGCGCCGACGGCCCCAATACTTCAAAGTCGTAATTGACCTCGTTCATGGGGTAAGGAATGTGTTGTTCCGCTTCCATTGCCATTTGCGCTTCCATTTCCGAGGGTGGAATAGACGCAGACATGGGTACAATTTTGCTGATAGCCATCGACGTGGGAATCGCCAACGCACAACGCTTCAGGCGCCGTATGACTGTCCCGCAAGGCTTTACGAATAGCATCACCAACGGGTTCTGGCTCAATAATATCCTTCTCGTTGGCGGCACCTTCTGGTAAAGGACATACCGCATAACTCTCAACGCGGTAGTCACGCCCTTTACGGGTCATTTCCACCAATTTGATCGCAGAAGAACTAATGTCCAAACCAAGCAGCGACTCTTTCTGAGAATAAAATGAAAACACAGGCAGCTTCCGGGTTATTGTTATTATTAATAGTTGTGGGTCGTATTTTTTTAATCCTATTTACCGCACAATGGTAGCGTCGAACCACAAAATAGTCTACTCTGCCACTCTCGGCGGACACCTTTTCAGACAAACGGAATCTGCGCGGCATCATCAAAACATTCTAGCCAAAAACACAAAACATGCGCTTCATCGGTAAATTTTTCCAACTCATTTTTGGATCCTTTTTTGCACTCCTCACTTTAGGAGCTATTGGGCTGTTCGGCATTTACGCTTATTACACCCCACAATTGCCCCCTGATAGCGAATTGCGCAAAATTGACATTCATGTTCCGTTACGTATTTATAGCCGCGAAAATCAATTGATTGCCGAATACGGTGAAAAGCGCAGCCGTCCAGTCAAGTTGGATGCGGTTCCCGAAAAACTTCAGCAAGCATTTCTCGCAATTGAAGACACCCGCTTTTACGATCATAGCGGCGTGGATTTTAAAGGCGTAGCGCGGGCGATATACAGCATGATCTCCACCGGCTCCACCAGCCAAGGTGCGAGTACCATTACCATGCAGCTCGCACGTAATGCGTTTTTAACTTCCGATAAAACCTTGGATCGCAAACTCAAGGAAACCCTGCTGGCGATCCGCATGGAACAGGAACTTGGCAAACGCGAAATCCTTGAGCTTTACCTTAATAAGATTTACCTAGGGAAAAGTGCTTACGGGGTCGCTGCTGCTGCCGAAGTGTATTACGGTAAATCGCTGGAAGCACTCACCTTGGCGCAACAGGCCATGATTGCCGGACTCCCCAAAGCACCGTCGCGTTACAACCCGATTGCGAACCCCGAACGCGCCATGATACGCCGCAATTACATTCTGCAACGGATGCTGGAGCTGAACTTCATCGACCGTGTGGCTTACGACGCAGCAGTGCAAGAACCCAATACCGCCACGGTACACCAAACGACGATCGAAACTAGCGCACCGTATTTAGCCGAAATGGTACGTGCGGAAATCGTTAAACGCTACGGTGAGACCAACGCCTATACCCAAGGCTACCACGTTTACACCACGCTCGATTCGAAGCAACAAGCCAATGCAGAAGAATCGCTGCGTAACGCCTTGATGGCTTACGATCGTCGCCACGGCTATCGGGGTGCTGAAGATAAACTGGATTTAGGTGAGTTCAAAAGCGAAGAAGAATTACGCGACAAGCTCTCGACCTACCCCAAACTTGGCGAGTTGGAAGCCGCACTAGTCTTGCGAGCGGATAGCAAATCAGCAGAATTGCTGGTAGGTGAAACCAAGGCAACGCTGGATTTAGATGCCGTTAAATGGGCACGTCCGTTTAAAAACTCAGATCAACGCGGTGCTTCCCCTACGCGCGTTAGTGATGCGGTGAAACCGGGTGACATTATCCGCATTCGCCAAATCGACAAAGACAAAAACACTTGGACACTTTCCCAAGTGCCAACGATTAGCGGTGCACTGGTATCACTTGATCCCAGTGATGGGGCGATTCGTTCCGTGGTGGGCGGTTTCGATTTCCTGCATTCAAAATTCAATCGCGCTACCCAAGCATCACGCCAACCCGGTTCCAGCTTTAAACCTATTGTCTACGCTGCGGCACTCACCAAAGGCTTTTCCCCTAACAGTGTTGTCAATGATGCGCCGATTAATATTCCGGGCAGCAACTGGAAACCACAAAACTTTGGTGGACGCTACATCGGCCCCACCACGTTGGCAGAAGCCCTCGCAAAATCACGCAATCTGGTTTCCATTCGCTTACTACAAAGTATCGGCGTAAATTATGCGATTGATTATGCGGTCAAGTTTGGCTTCCCCCGCGCTGACTTACCCCCCAACCTGACATTGGCACTGGGCACGGGCATGACTACGCCGATGGGGATGGCAACCGCTTACGCCAGTTTCGCCAACGGTGGTTATAAGGTTGAGCCACATTTCATCACACAAATCAAAGATGGCTCCGGCAATCTCTTGGGTGAAGACAAACCCATTAAAGTCTGTGGTGACAATGTAGAATCCTGCACCATAACACCGCCCAAAGACAAAGCAGCAGACGCGGCAACTGCTGACGAAAAAACCACGAAAGCAAACGATAAAGACAAAACCAAAGACAGCAAA encodes:
- a CDS encoding pilus assembly protein PilP encodes the protein MISYSGAARLPVLIKFLAGVGLLLSLSGCNDDTSDLSSYMAEVKARVPAPIEPIPEMKPYVRFIYPGHDLSPFDSKILAPDKGPQPEGVVMPDANRVPEFLEGFPLDSLRMVGTVYQGKDLWALIRIPDGAVHRVRAGNYLGKNHGKVTKVEEMRVALQELVENGFGGYKEQENAIALTDVVENKP
- the pilM gene encoding type IV pilus assembly protein PilM, which translates into the protein MSASIPPSEMEAQMAMEAEQHIPYPMNEVNYDFEVLGPSAHSPDAVDVLLAATRSENVEVRVAAAELAGLTVEIVDTETHALEKVLRVLTNELVQHDTVAVVDFGATMTGISVFEQGRLTFSREQSFGGRQLTEDIMHRYGLSWQEAGLAKKEGNLPENYVSEILEPFKENMVRQLHRFLQFYYASSQRDSVAQVLICGGCARISGIDEQIQAAIGMPVRVVNPFTRTALGPRVSPVRFTNDMQALLVAAGLSLRGLD
- a CDS encoding pilus assembly protein PilM, whose amino-acid sequence is MTRKGRDYRVESYAVCPLPEGAANEKDIIEPEPVGDAIRKALRDSHTAPEALCVGDSHVDGYQQNCTHVCVYSTLGNGSANGNGSGTTHSLPHERGQLRL
- a CDS encoding penicillin-binding protein 1A; its protein translation is MRFIGKFFQLIFGSFFALLTLGAIGLFGIYAYYTPQLPPDSELRKIDIHVPLRIYSRENQLIAEYGEKRSRPVKLDAVPEKLQQAFLAIEDTRFYDHSGVDFKGVARAIYSMISTGSTSQGASTITMQLARNAFLTSDKTLDRKLKETLLAIRMEQELGKREILELYLNKIYLGKSAYGVAAAAEVYYGKSLEALTLAQQAMIAGLPKAPSRYNPIANPERAMIRRNYILQRMLELNFIDRVAYDAAVQEPNTATVHQTTIETSAPYLAEMVRAEIVKRYGETNAYTQGYHVYTTLDSKQQANAEESLRNALMAYDRRHGYRGAEDKLDLGEFKSEEELRDKLSTYPKLGELEAALVLRADSKSAELLVGETKATLDLDAVKWARPFKNSDQRGASPTRVSDAVKPGDIIRIRQIDKDKNTWTLSQVPTISGALVSLDPSDGAIRSVVGGFDFLHSKFNRATQASRQPGSSFKPIVYAAALTKGFSPNSVVNDAPINIPGSNWKPQNFGGRYIGPTTLAEALAKSRNLVSIRLLQSIGVNYAIDYAVKFGFPRADLPPNLTLALGTGMTTPMGMATAYASFANGGYKVEPHFITQIKDGSGNLLGEDKPIKVCGDNVESCTITPPKDKAADAATADEKTTKANDKDKTKDSKKTTEKTTGTKPVWETTELTGESATDGVQYPAAERIIDKRTHYQIVSMLQGVTQFGTAARASRVLNRKDIAGKTGTTNDQKDAWFCGFTPNVVTVTWLGFDDMAKLGEGETATNVALPLWIDYMHRVLEGVPSKEWERPLDLKDSDLALPVEGEDTEGGVAPANQGGFQYQNERDLAPAAPPRPNQQGNAPAAPAPRRAPERVEIPEQLF
- a CDS encoding type 4a pilus biogenesis protein PilO, which codes for MNLNEINSLAEDPSSVSWSVKGLALAVLMGVVLFLGYKLVIVSQIEELEVVEQKEQELRQTFETRQKRASQLPLYQTQLAEMEHVFGDLLKQLPSNVEIPGLILDISEKGLSNGLELELFEPTGDVLMDFYAEKPIKIIAKGSYRELATFVSDIAGLPRIVTISDITLKPEADTDMLRMEAMVRTYRYLDDTAVEPVAAQGGAAG
- a CDS encoding PilN domain-containing protein — encoded protein: MAGLNLLPWREKAREAKKKEFFNVLGATLLGAVGLVVLGHFYMQSALGYQQERNQMLETEIAALDAQIKQIEALDKTRQALLDRMKVIENLQSTRPAVVHLFDDMVNALPKGMYLVNLQQRGTLVQLEGKAESYARVSSYMNQLDASPWLSSSNLNIISTNAAKDDGLALRDFKLDVTQLLTQADPSKPPETQKKPEGGS